The following coding sequences lie in one Musa acuminata AAA Group cultivar baxijiao chromosome BXJ3-1, Cavendish_Baxijiao_AAA, whole genome shotgun sequence genomic window:
- the LOC135628911 gene encoding uncharacterized protein LOC135628911, producing MELTAKWRKKHRGGGEDGIEDDSHPIDSQDQEEMVRSFEREHARQSRLWRRVFAGFLLGYTAFMVYSIFQQAWYPWELRFHAYFMEEMQSWMTISADWVAVLACSFGVRGLASSSKSSQQWLWYSCYVGLLHAVFWLIYMFRLPKFRWDVLWLPLGPLSGAGICLYVDHLLHESLEDVKQLRSHMYNFKAL from the exons ATGGAGCTAACCGCGAAATGGCGGAAGAAGCATCGTGGAGGAGGCGAAGATGGTATCGAGGACGACTCCCACCCCATCGACTCCCAAG ATCAAGAGGAGATGGTTCGATCTTTCGAGAGGGAGCACGCTCGACAGAGTCGTCTGTGGAGG CGTGTTTTCGCTGGATTTCTCCTCGGCTATACCGCGTTCATGGTCTACTCCATCTTCCAGCAAGCTTGGTATCCATGGGAACTG CGTTTTCATGCTTATTTCATGGAAGAAATGCAAAGCTGGATGACCATATCTGCAG ATTGGGTTGCTGTTCTAGCTTGTTCATTCGGAGTCAGGGGTCTAGCTTCTAGCTCGAAGTCTTCCCAACAATGGTTGTGGTATTCATGCTACGTTGGCTTGCTTCATGCCGTCTTTTGGTTGATTTACATGTTCAG GTTGCCAAAGTTTCGTTGGGATGTACTGTGGCTTCCTTTGGGTCCTTTGAG TGGTGCTGGGATCTGCCTCTATGTGGACCATTTGCTGCATGAGTCACTGGAAGACGTAAAACAGCTTCGGAgccacatgtataatttcaaagccCTATAA
- the LOC135628234 gene encoding large ribosomal subunit protein eL28y-like — protein MATVPGPLIWEIVKKNNAFLVKQFGNSTAMVQFSKEPNNLYNVNSYKHSGLANKKSMTIQPSGKDLSVVLATAKTKKQNKPGSLYHRSVMKKEFRKMAKVVMNQVTDNYYRPDLTQAALARLSVVHRSLKVAKSGAKKRNRQAVKARN, from the exons ATGGCTACTGTCCCTGGCCCGCTCATCTGGGAGATCGTGAAGAAAAACAATGCATTCCTTGTGAAGCAATTCGGCAATAGCACTGCCATGGTGCAGTTCAGCAAGGAGCCTAACAATCTCTACAATGTCAATTCCTACAAGCACTCTG GATTGGCAAACAAGAAGTCGATGACCATTCAGCCCAGTGGGAAGGACCTCTCAGTTGTTCTTGCAACAGCCAAGACAAAGAAGCAGAACAAACCTGGTAGCTTATATCACAGATCAGTCATGAAGAAGGAGTTCCGTAAGATGGCAAAAGTTGTTATGAATCAG GTGACTGATAACTACTACAGGCCAGATCTGACTCAAGCAGCCCTTGCACGGCTGAGTGTGGTGCATCGTAGCCTTAAGGTTGCCAAATCTGGTGCCAAGAAGAGGAACAGGCAGGCAGTTAAAGCAAGAAACTAG